AaagcagaagcagggagacctACGAAGGGGGCAACTCGGCTGCCCAGATGAGAGCTGGCTTCTGCCATCTAAACTCAGCCATGGACCATGTTACTCTGTGTCCGGGGCTGGGACATCCTTAATCTCAGGGCTTGCTCTCAACAGCCTCGCCAGGTGGATGTTTCATGGTTCCTCCCACTTTGCACCTGGGGAATCTGTAAGTGGGGAGGAGCTCTCTTGGGGTCGCACAGCTGTTAGGGGCAGGGCCAGGCTTTGTCCCTGAGGTCCCAAGGCTACTCCCCCACATGGCCATCCGTTAGCTGGTTTCTGAGATGCGCCCTTCCTGCCTCCACCCCCCTTTCCCCAGCACCTCATATATCCCAGCTTCCCCAAGGCAGACTTAGCCTTTTGTGTGGGGTCCCCACAAATATATTCCCTCCAAAAAAAACTGAGGTCACTGGCTCCTGGGCCAGGCTTGTCTGCCTGCTGGGGAGGGTGCACAGGCTGCTGTGGCAGAAGGAACCTGGGGCTGGGCCTCAGGAGTCCTGGGTCCCAGCCCCAGCTCTTCAGATCCCTTGTGTGTGGGTCAGGCTGGTCTGTCCCTGTCATTTGTGAAAAAGGAGAAGACAACCCCCTCCTTACAGCCGCCCTTCAAcccaccctcagggctggggTACAGCAAGTGCTCTGCAAGCTGTAAAGTGCGATGCACATGATGGGGTAGTTCTCCAGTGAGGCCATAAAGTCAGCCCTCCAAGGAGCTGTGgaccccctccttccccccagcACTGCCACGGCCACAGAGGACctcagggaaacactcaaagggaTGTGGCTAATGGTGTGATTCAGGAAATACCTGGGATCACACCCCCTCAAGATGTTGTGGACACCTGCTCTTCTTGTGTTCCAGAGCAGCCCAGTACAGGCAGAAGGGGGCTGGGCCGGGCAGCCCTAGGTCAACTGTCTGGTCTCATATTTGCAGAATTTGCTAAGCGCTTGCCCATAGGCCATTTTGTTGAGGGCTCACAAGGTGGGCAGGTCTTCTTCCTGGTACAGATAGGAAACCAAGGTCCTAACCACGGAATGCCCCAGGCCGCAGAGCTGGGCCATGATGCCACCCAAGGCCGCCTGGCTCTTAACTGGGCTTTTCCCTCCAGGAGGGTAATggtatttttcttgtttctttctctggaTTAGAGATGCAAAAGTACATCCTGTCATCCCCCCActtccccaccctgccctggcTGGGTGCAGTGACTCCCAGATGAGGACCTGGGCCTGGCCTCCCAGAGAACACAGTCAGACCTTCACTGTCAGGGAGGGAAACAAGTTACATCTGGAGACAGACTGCatttcaaatcctgcctcttcTGCTCctgagctgtgtgaccctggccaagtcacttaaccttcctgagcctcagtgttCTCCGGTGGGAAGTAAAGATGGTCATGGTGTCTTCTTCAGAGGGTCATGCAGGAGGCCAagcccagtgttctggtttgctaatgctgccattatgcaaaataccagaaatggactggcttttataaagggggtttatttggttacaaattcacagttggaaggccatgaaaatgtccaaattaaggcatcaacatgagtataccttccgtgaaggaaggccaatggcatctggagaaTCTCAgatagatgggaaggcacgtggctggcatctgctgatcctggcttgtgttccagctcctctctcagctcctgtgtgttcttcaaaatattgctcttggggtattttgcccttttttagcttctccgaagcaaacactgggctagcatctccaaagtgtcagcaaaagtctgttttcagtggccatctccaaaaagtctctctcAAAtgctctccaaaacatcactctcatctgctttgagctcttttataggaatccagtgattaaatcaagacccaccctgagtgggcagggctcatatctccatggatataatctaatcaaaggtattacccacagttgggtgggtcacatctccatggaaacatctagtCAGGAGggcacaccctaatcaaaaagattaatcaatctgcccccacaagactgcatcaaagaacatggctttttctgggggacataatataataCAATCCGGCACACTGGCATGCAGTTGGTGCTCAATAACTGATGGTCTCTTCTCTGGGCCTGGGCAGGGGCAGAGCCTTCTGAAATGAGGGCAAGTACTCCTTGAAGGTGGTCTGGGTGCCCACCCTGACTTCTCCCCTTCTTGTTCCCACAGGTGACAAGGGAGACCGAGGTCCACTGGGCACACCAGGGAAGCTGGGCAAGGAGGGTCCCCGGGGAGACCGTGGCTCGCAGGGCACCAAGGGTGCCAAGGGGCAGGTGGGCAGCCCCGGGGCCCCATGCCAGAAGCACTTCTCTGCCTTCTCAGTGGGCCGCAAGACAGCCCTGCACAGCAGTGAGGGCTTCCAGCCGCTGTTCTTCGACACAGTCTTCGTGAACCCGGACGGGCACTTTGACATGGCCGCCGGCCACTTCGCCGCCCCCCTGCGTGGTCTCTACTTCTTCAGCCTCAACGTGCACAGCTGGAACTTCAAGGAGACCTACGTGCACGTCATGCACAACGAGGAGGCGGCTGTTATCCTGTACGCGCAGCCCAGCGACCGCAGCATCATGCAGAGCCAGAGCGTGATGCTGGCGCTGGCGCCCGGCGACCGCGTCTGGGTGCGGCTCTTCAAGCGCGAGCGGGAGAACGCCATCTACAGTGATGACGTAGACACCTACATCACCTTCAGCGGCCACCTCATCAAGCCCGAGGACGACTGAGTGCCCCTCGGGGCACCCACCCCCTTCCGGGGACTCGTCTCCCAGCTGGACAGCTCAGGTGCTGGGTGGCCTAGGGCAGGTCCTGCCCCCTGTGGGGTCTCAGTCTGCACCTCTGTaaagaggggagggcaggagTTCCCCAAGGACCTGACCTTCTCAATAGGCCTCCTCTCCTTTCCTAGAGTCTCCATCATCCCTTCCAGTCTGCTTctgcctctctcctctcttgGACATATTTTAAGGAGCCTTCTAACCTAAATATTCTAGAACTTTCCCAACATTTTATACTCAAATTTGAATGTGGATATGATGCccttggggatcttgttaaaatgcagattctgattcagcaggattctgcatttctaacaagttcctggATGATGCTGATGCTTCTGGTCTGTGGACCACACTTGGGTAACAAAGTTCTAGAACTTTCCCAACATTTGAATACTCTAAACATTCTAGAATCCTCCCAACATCCTTGAAGGCTCTCATTACTCTAGGACTCCCCCCCTTCTAttctttcccttccccctttctctctcaccCTCATCTTCACCCCCTACCTCTGCAGccaccattcatttattcactcatcaaaCACTCACTGAGCACCCACTCTGTTCCAGGCCCTGGGAAAGCCAAGGTGAAGCAGACACAGTCCTGCCCTCAGTTGCAGAGGGAGACCGATGGGTACAGAAGCTTGAACCAGGACCAGAGAAATGCATGAGGCTCTCATCAAACTGGACCTGTGTCCAGTGGCTTAACACAGGCCTGTGTTTTGGTTATTCAGGCTTCGTGGGGTTCTCTTCACCCTCCCCTCTCCAAGGCTGGTGGAACAGGGTTGTAGTGGGGTGGGAGGTTTGggtcccttctcccctctcttaCCTAGTGCCCATCACAGAGGGGTCTTGATGAGGTCAAGGAGTCTGTGAGGAGAGGGCCCAGGGGGTTGGGTCATTTGGGGGTGAAGAGGTCCCCAGGAAATAGAGCCAGCATCCTAGCTCCCTCACAGGCATCATGGTAACCTGTGAGgactcctcccctcctccccagatctccatccctgcccctccctgggctCTCTCGGGGCCTTGCCAGCCCCTCCTGTCCAAGGCACCTGAGCCTCGGTTCTCCCAGAACTCACAGCTGATGTCAGACACAGACATCTGTCCCCAGGTGCTCTCTGACACTCCTCGGTCCGTCTTGCTATCCTAGTGCCCCCCTGACTCTCCCGGCTTTATCACGGTGCTATGGCCCTGGTGGGAACTTCCGCCTGGCAGAGCCCGCCTCCGGCCTGGTGCTGCCCTTAAAGGCCGCTGGGTTGTGGGCCAGGACGGAAGGCACCAGTCTTCGGACCCCCCAGCAGGTCTGGGGAACTGAAGTGAGCAACAGTCCAAGCCAGTCGGGGGTCCCTCCTCTGAGCCACGTTGTCAACAGAGATGCTGGGAGAGGCCCCTTGCCCTTCCCCCAATCTTCCTGAATCCTAGTGGAGAAAAGGGGCTATAGCCCATCATCTCTCCAAGGAATCTCAGGCCAAGGTGGCAGGTGGATCCTGGAATGAGGAAGGAGGGGGGTGGTGTTGGGTGGCCTGGTGGCCCTCCAGCCTTCCTCTGCCCCCACTCCAGGCAGCCTGACCTTCTCCCCAGAGGGAGGTGGCCTCCACTCATTGGTGCTCACACAGGCTCTGGGGCTGAGGTGGCCCCAGGTGGTTGTCTCTGGTGCTCACAGCCAAGGGAACCACGGCTACGTGGGGTCAGGACCTAAGTGCCGCAAAGGCCAGTACTACAAAAACCACACCAGCATAGCCCCGACCCCCTGCCCCCCTGCCCTGCTTTTCTAGCGTGATTAAAGGTTACTGTGTTTTCTTGGCAATTCAGGCTGGTTTTTTCTGTTCTGCAACCTTTGTCCACTGTGAGAGGGCACTGGCTCTTGCTTCTGCTTGGTCTTGCAGGGATGGGCCTGGGGTCTGGATCCAGAGAGACTGGGGGCATCCCAGGGCTCCACTCCACATGGGCCCCACCCACAAGTGACACCTCCCTTGGTCATTCAGGCTGTTGGTGCAGCTTGGAGTTAGTGGAACCAACTCAGAAGCTGCTGTGCCATCTCCTGGCTATGACCTCAGGATAGTGCCGcatctccctgggcctcagtttccttgtctgtaaaatggtaaGAATGGTCATACCTACCTCATGGAGTAGCCAAAGGACCAGAGGAGAGGCTGGATGCTGAGCCCCATGCATCCCTTGAACCAGCATCCGTGGTGACCTACTGTGTGCCGGGTACCCCACTAGGCACGGAGGTTACAGCAGGGAGCCCCATCCACCACCCGTGGAGAGGACTCAGAGTTTACCTTCTAGCTTGGTACTCAGAAGTGTGAACAAGCCACAGTCTCTCGCTTGGAGATTCTGTCTAGTGTTTTGTATTTACTATTTACAAGAGAACTGCTGGATATCCTCCAGAGGAAAACATACTACAGTTTACAATGGAATATCTTAATTAAGTTGATGGGTTCTGCCTTTCTAAACTAGCACGGGGCCACTTACATAAATACATTAGTAGTTAGCCATGGTGGATTCCCTTACTGACTGTATGGAGCCCCCTCTGCTGCAGGGCGTTGCTGTTATTGTTGAGCTTTGGTGACTTTCCAAGCATCACATGGAAGAAACACGCTAGAAAGGATGAACCCACCATTATTGTCCCAGAATTCTGAGTAGTCCGGCTGCCTGCCCAGACAGCAATAGAAACAGGCCCAGTGAGGAGGATGGGAATATTTAGGGCCCACTCCCAGGGTTCTGTGTGCAGGAACTTTTTACCTGGAGCCCACGTGTGTACTGAAGAAAGATTCCCTGCAATATCTGTCCACCTTGCAGCTCTTAACAGACGAGGCCCCGAACATTGTCAGAGGATGCCCAGAGGGAGAGATCTCACAGGATGCTTTTGGCCCATGCTCTGGTCATACATTATCAGCTGAACCAGTGTCCTAGTTCTGGTCCTGGTGGCAAAGGTTGCCCCGAGTGCCAAGCAGGAGACTTTTATTGTGCACATTGCAAGGACGGGCAATTTGCTCATTACTGAGGCAGCAAAGCCATTGAAACGTCTCGCCAAGAACGTGTAGGAGGACTGAAGATCGCTCTTTGCAAACCAAGGCCAAAGTCACCAGACATTTCCAGGCCATGTTAATTCAGCAGCCCCTCCACTGTCCCATCCGATCTGCTGTGAACACTTCTCCCATCCTTGGTTCAGAGGTGGCCCTTTGACTAGCTTGGCTGGTTTTCCCCAGTTCTTGACTTGGTGGCATAGCCCCACTGGGTGGTAAGGACCACTAAATCTTTGTGATAAAGATTTTCTCAACAGGCAGATTCTTGTTGAGTGCTGAGCAAGAGCCCTGGGAAACAGTGTCTGTTTCCAAGCCTGCTGCCAAATGGTGCCCTCCAGAGACCTGATGAGATGCATCTACCTCCCCAACCCGAGGCAGTCCCTGCCATTGCGTTTCCCCCTGAAATGTCAGGCaccagggaagggcagggagaggagggcCAGCAGGAGAAGCAGCCCCATGAAATTGGAAATAGCCCAGACAGGGGACCTCAGCTCCACGTTGCCATCACTTTGTTGGATGGCCTGGGGCAAAcaccttcccctctctgggcctgagGTCTCCTGTTTCAAAGGAGGTGCTGGATCAGGTGTAAGAACTCTTGAAATTGTCCTTTCCACCCTGTAGACCTTGGGCCACAGAAGGCTGGAGGAATCCCAGGCCAAGGGACTGGGTGATCGGTGGGGACTTGGTCACCACTCTacttgcaagcaacagaaactcaAAGGGGCCTAAGAAAATACAGGGAATTCATTGGCTTATATAACTTAGAATTTCTGGAAATTTAAGCATAGTTTGATCCAGGAACTTAAGTAATGGCCCCAGCACTctattttcctctttccatcttcCAGCTCTTGTATTTGCTTTGTCCTAGTCTTGTCCCCAGGGAAGCTGGTGGCCAGCAGCAGTTCCAGCCTTATCTCAGATCAGCAGAGAACCCCAGTAGGGCTTGTTCTTATTGCTCTGGCTGGGGTCAGGTGCCCATCCCTGAACTAATCACTTTGGCCAGGAAAACAGAAGGCTCTGATTGGCCAGGAGTGGGTTTAGTCCCAGCTGAACTACCTGGATTTTGGGGAATGGGAGGAGAGGGACCGTTATCTAAAGAAGCATCAGGGCACCCTCACCTGGAGAGGTAGGACTAGACGCTGGGTAAAGAAACAACCGGTGCCCACCACAAGGCCAGAGCTGCAGTTGGGTGGGCTGGAGGAATAGGATAGTGGGCCTGAACCTGAGAACACAGAGGTGGGTCTCAGCCTGAGGCTATACCACCACCTGACTTCCACCAGAAACCCCAGGCATGATCCCTGTGGACCTGTTAAGGGTGTAGGCATGAAGGGTTCAGCATCTCCCACTGCCTGCTTAATTCTCTTCCTTATATTAGCTGTTCATGTTCCTTTCTCCCAACCCCACGAGATCCTAATGGGTAACATCCAGTGAACACTTTCTCTAAGTGCTTTCCACATATTAGCTTGTTGAATCTTCACACACCTCACTTCGAGCAAGGAGACTGAGGCAGAAGTGAGATAAGGAATTTGACCAAGGTAATCAGGCTACTAGAGATGGAAGTGGAATCTGGACCCCTGACTAACTCCAAACTCTATGTCCTAAACCACTGTACACTCACCACTGACAACAGAGGCCCAAATCCCCTCTATTCAATTCCTCAGAAGACGGCTAGCCTAAGGTTAAGAATGGAGATTCTGGCAAAATGTTAGAGTAGAAgttttacaaattgctccttCCACTAGAAGAATAAAAGAGCTGGAAAAAAGGGACTGGAATTAAGCAGGTGGTAACCCTGGAACCAAAACAGACATTTAGAACAACTGTAGAAGTGCcagaggaagcaagaggctgtCAAAAGTTCAGCTGTTGTAAGTGAAAGTATGAACAATGATCAGTCCCCATTGTTCAGCCCTGGGGCAGTAGTTGCAGAAACAGCTACAACTGCAACAATGCAGCCCCGATTCTGAGAGTGGCCAGCTGGGCCCAAGGCTGGCAAAGGAAATCATCTCCTCTAAAATTTGGGTTTGAAGGTTGAGCTCAGTCTGGGGATCCTTGAGGGAGCAGTGCAAAAGGTTGCCTCAGTTTCAGCTCTCTGGGCAGCAGTGCATCCAGCCTCACCAGCATCCACCTGGAAGCAAAGAGCTAGTGCACCTTCTTTGGTTGTcattactgtttttctttctgtgtgtggATGTTTCCTGGTCTGGAGGACCACTGACGGCACAACCTAGACTCTCACCTTAGTTGCAGCCCTCTCCATAGCTTCTGGTCTCATACTTATCACCTACCAGGACTTAAAGACCCAGTGCACTTTTTCATTGGTTGggcttcttctttctcttgtatTGTTTAGTCTGGTGGATCCCTGAGGCTCCAGTGCAGATACCAGCCTCGGTTTCTTGCAGAAGCAGCAGCTTCTGGCCTTACATCAGCATCTACAGGTACATAGAGAGCTAGTGcaccctttttcttttcctttgttctttggttggttggttttttctttctctgtattataATTTTTGGTTCTGGCAGATCCTGGAAGGAGGAGCAGGGACACTAGCCTAGGTTGCAGCCTTGAAAGCAGAAGCTTCTGGCTTCCCACCAGCACATAACAAGGTACTTAGAGAGGCAGTGcatttcactatttttttccttttattgggagggtgggtgggtgggtgttttgtctgttagtttttgctttttgttttacttccctcactcc
Above is a window of Choloepus didactylus isolate mChoDid1 chromosome 8, mChoDid1.pri, whole genome shotgun sequence DNA encoding:
- the C1QTNF6 gene encoding complement C1q tumor necrosis factor-related protein 6; amino-acid sequence: MGTVALGPHWAVLLFPLLVFGVPTEEPTTGGAVASSSPGGCRQCCDSEDSLAPADAADEVVASPSALPYILPEVRPYINITILKGDKGDRGPLGTPGKLGKEGPRGDRGSQGTKGAKGQVGSPGAPCQKHFSAFSVGRKTALHSSEGFQPLFFDTVFVNPDGHFDMAAGHFAAPLRGLYFFSLNVHSWNFKETYVHVMHNEEAAVILYAQPSDRSIMQSQSVMLALAPGDRVWVRLFKRERENAIYSDDVDTYITFSGHLIKPEDD